From the Desulfuromonas sp. genome, one window contains:
- a CDS encoding ATPase → MYEAFYGLTDKPFSKTPDPRFMYLSKKHKEALSRLVYAVEERDLILLTGEIGCGKTTLSRALIDELDESYKVILLINPRLSPMEFLRSLAVRIGIEEPARFKVDLLEQIGGQLYGLYETGVCPVLIVDEAQLVPHKETFDEIRLLTNYQLDDQNLISVVLMGQPELRKRLAHRVYEPLRQRFGMQYDLKPLDREEIGDYIDCRIEIAGGPSGIFLPDAIDRIYEYSDGIPRKINHAATLALLEGFGRDVSTIDGSVMQAVMAELDMN, encoded by the coding sequence ATGTATGAGGCATTTTACGGACTGACTGACAAGCCGTTCAGTAAAACACCGGATCCTCGCTTCATGTATCTCAGCAAGAAGCACAAGGAGGCTCTTTCCCGCCTGGTCTATGCGGTTGAAGAGCGGGATCTTATTCTTCTGACCGGCGAGATTGGCTGTGGTAAAACAACACTGTCCCGTGCCCTGATTGATGAGCTCGATGAATCATATAAGGTGATTCTTCTGATTAACCCCCGGTTGTCTCCGATGGAATTCCTGCGCTCATTGGCGGTGCGAATCGGGATTGAAGAACCGGCCCGGTTCAAGGTTGATCTCCTTGAACAAATTGGTGGTCAGCTATATGGTCTTTATGAAACGGGAGTCTGTCCGGTTTTAATTGTAGATGAAGCCCAACTGGTTCCGCATAAGGAGACTTTTGATGAAATCAGGTTGTTAACCAATTATCAACTCGACGATCAAAACCTGATCAGCGTTGTTCTGATGGGACAACCCGAGTTGCGCAAACGCCTGGCACATCGTGTTTATGAACCTTTAAGGCAGCGCTTCGGCATGCAGTATGATCTCAAGCCTCTTGATCGGGAAGAGATCGGAGACTATATCGATTGCCGGATCGAGATTGCGGGTGGTCCATCCGGGATTTTTCTACCGGATGCGATTGACCGGATTTATGAGTATTCCGACGGGATTCCCCGCAAAATTAATCATGCTGCGACCCTGGCCCTGCTCGAGGGATTTGGCAGGGATGTCTCGACCATTGATGGCTCTGTCATGCAGGCCGTGATGGCTGAACTTGATATGAACTAG
- a CDS encoding chemotaxis protein CheA, which translates to MSSDTSSQALKEFLGEAEEIIEKLNLDLVTLGDSVEQGESDPELINSIFRGAHSLKGLAGMFGFSDVADLAHHMENLLDNFRLGKIPLSDNLIETLFESLSFLTQLVHGKSEDESFSCDISSVIARIQLVMSGNAAGGSGLADYDIDPEILNVLTEYEEHRLLENLKKGNNLYRVKVSFDLSNFDQGLASVSDLLKQLGEVISTLPYAGDLAEKIAFQLLLGTDRSVADVVELIADDEIVVESIIGGTSQSVADTSVDDTAGYVEPEVDIAAPGQQDAGSSLRSISRTVRVDIDKLDELMNIVGELVLSKGAFIDIVDRLKSSGRDEIVNKIQKATRELERKLEDLQKGVMDVRMVPVAQIFDKMLRIVRQVAKSQDKKVALDIQGADTELDKLIVEDLSDPLQHIIRNAIDHGIESPAERKAAGKPEQATICLWASQKGNHVVIEIKDDGRGIDEEIIRKKAVSKGLISSNTELTREDVYDLIFMPGFSTREEVSELSGRGVGMDVVKNNIAALSGMIEIDSEVGRGTSLAITLPITLAIIKALIVDVSDRTYAVPINSVLETLMIEESSIKTIERKEVIELRQNTLPLLRLAEIFDLPKKESQDGRCFVAVVGLAEKRLGIVVDDLLGQQDVVIKSLGNTLSFVKGIAGAADLGNQKTILVLDVGGLMTEALRGDSNVNV; encoded by the coding sequence TTGTCCAGCGACACGTCCTCACAAGCGCTAAAAGAATTTCTTGGCGAGGCTGAAGAGATAATCGAGAAGCTCAATCTTGATCTCGTAACCCTCGGGGATTCGGTAGAGCAGGGTGAGTCCGATCCTGAGCTGATCAACAGTATCTTCCGTGGCGCGCACTCGCTCAAAGGGCTGGCCGGGATGTTCGGTTTCAGCGATGTCGCCGACCTGGCGCACCATATGGAGAATCTGCTCGATAATTTCCGACTTGGCAAAATCCCGCTCAGTGACAACCTGATTGAAACCCTTTTCGAGTCCCTCTCTTTTCTGACCCAGCTTGTTCACGGCAAAAGTGAAGATGAATCTTTCAGTTGCGATATATCATCTGTTATCGCCCGTATACAGTTGGTTATGTCAGGCAACGCCGCTGGCGGTTCAGGTCTGGCTGACTACGATATCGATCCGGAAATTCTTAATGTTCTGACCGAGTATGAAGAACATCGTTTACTCGAAAACCTGAAAAAAGGGAACAATCTTTACCGGGTCAAGGTCAGTTTTGATCTTTCCAATTTTGATCAGGGACTGGCATCGGTCTCTGATCTGCTAAAACAGCTTGGTGAGGTTATCAGTACGCTGCCTTATGCCGGTGACCTGGCCGAAAAAATTGCTTTCCAGCTCCTTCTCGGAACGGACCGCAGTGTCGCAGATGTTGTCGAGTTGATCGCCGACGACGAAATTGTTGTAGAATCGATCATCGGTGGCACCTCACAATCTGTGGCCGATACTTCTGTGGATGATACTGCAGGTTATGTCGAGCCCGAGGTCGATATTGCTGCACCGGGTCAACAGGATGCCGGAAGTAGTCTCCGATCGATCAGTCGCACGGTTCGGGTTGATATCGACAAACTCGACGAGCTGATGAATATCGTCGGTGAACTTGTCCTTTCAAAGGGGGCATTCATCGATATTGTTGATCGACTGAAATCGAGCGGTCGGGATGAAATTGTCAATAAAATACAGAAGGCGACCCGGGAACTTGAACGTAAACTCGAGGATCTGCAAAAAGGGGTCATGGATGTCCGTATGGTTCCGGTTGCCCAGATATTCGATAAGATGTTGCGGATCGTCCGCCAGGTCGCCAAATCCCAGGATAAAAAAGTCGCACTTGATATTCAGGGCGCAGATACGGAGCTTGATAAGCTGATTGTTGAAGACCTTTCTGATCCTTTGCAACACATCATCCGCAACGCGATTGATCATGGTATTGAGTCACCGGCCGAGCGCAAGGCAGCCGGCAAACCGGAGCAGGCGACAATCTGCCTCTGGGCTTCGCAGAAGGGTAATCATGTCGTTATTGAAATAAAGGATGATGGCCGCGGCATAGACGAGGAAATCATCCGGAAAAAAGCAGTCAGCAAGGGGTTGATCAGCAGTAATACCGAATTGACCCGGGAAGATGTCTACGATCTAATTTTTATGCCCGGATTTTCAACCCGGGAAGAGGTCAGTGAGCTGTCGGGGCGCGGTGTCGGTATGGATGTCGTCAAAAACAATATTGCCGCACTCTCCGGCATGATTGAAATTGACAGTGAAGTTGGCAGAGGTACTTCGTTGGCAATTACTCTACCGATCACGCTGGCGATTATAAAGGCTCTGATTGTCGACGTTTCCGACAGAACCTACGCAGTTCCGATTAACTCGGTTCTCGAAACCCTGATGATAGAAGAATCCTCGATCAAGACGATTGAACGCAAGGAAGTTATTGAACTGCGCCAGAATACCTTGCCGTTGCTCCGTTTGGCTGAGATTTTCGATTTACCGAAAAAAGAGAGTCAGGATGGTCGTTGTTTCGTCGCCGTTGTCGGCCTGGCCGAAAAACGGCTCGGTATTGTTGTCGATGATCTGCTGGGTCAACAGGATGTAGTGATCAAGTCTCTTGGCAACACGTTATCCTTTGTCAAGGGGATTGCCGGTGCTGCCGATCTCGGAAACCAGAAAACTATTCTGGTTCTTGATGTTGGCGGTCTGATGACTGAAGCGCTGCGTGGAGACAGTAACGTCAATGTATGA
- a CDS encoding response regulator, whose amino-acid sequence METGSVSKKILIAEDSQTMRSLIASTISVMGGYELIEAANGFEALRILPREKVDLVITDINMPDINGLELISFIKNNPNYKETPLFIISTEGSEKDREKGISLGADAYLVKPFNPEELQALIRQYLV is encoded by the coding sequence ATGGAGACTGGATCGGTGTCCAAAAAAATTCTGATTGCTGAAGATTCCCAGACGATGCGGTCGCTGATCGCTTCGACAATCTCTGTTATGGGTGGTTATGAACTGATCGAAGCGGCCAATGGTTTCGAGGCGCTCAGGATCCTGCCGCGGGAAAAGGTTGATCTGGTTATTACCGACATCAATATGCCGGATATTAATGGTCTCGAACTGATCAGTTTTATCAAAAACAATCCGAATTATAAGGAAACACCTCTGTTTATTATCAGTACGGAGGGGAGTGAAAAAGACCGCGAAAAGGGAATTTCTCTCGGGGCTGATGCCTACTTGGTCAAGCCTTTTAATCCCGAGGAATTGCAGGCGCTCATCCGGCAATACCTTGTTTAG
- a CDS encoding ribosome biogenesis GTPase Der produces MKPIVAIVGRPNVGKSTLFNRILGERRAIVEDFPGVTRDRNYADVNRYDRSFTLIDTGGFEPVSEERLLVQMREQSQLAIEEADLILFVMDGREGVTPSDHEVVNMLRRVEKPVLYVVNKIDGDRQEENVAEFYEIGAELLYPLSAEHGRGIHGLMDQVLASLPPGDEDDERDSETRLAIIGRPNVGKSSLVNRLLGKERVVANPVAGTTRDSIDSVFTYNKKDYVLIDTAGIRRKGKVSQRLEKFSVVQALKAMDRAHVVLTVVDASEGVSEQDLTVAGYAYEKGRAVVLVVNKWDLLDKDHQTMGSYLKDLRYRFRFLGDVPVLFVSALTGQRVSKIMAEVEAVAEEFNRKVSTSKLNRVLQDAVEAHQPSIYRGKRLKFFYITQTAVRPPTFMVFVNKAEGVHFSYRRYLDNKIREAFGFSGVPFRVHYRDRERAG; encoded by the coding sequence ATGAAACCAATTGTTGCCATCGTCGGCCGCCCAAATGTCGGCAAGTCGACTCTTTTTAATCGGATACTCGGTGAGCGCCGCGCTATCGTCGAAGATTTTCCGGGTGTGACCCGAGACCGGAATTATGCTGATGTCAATCGTTATGACAGGTCATTTACGTTGATCGATACCGGCGGTTTTGAGCCAGTCAGCGAAGAAAGGCTTCTGGTGCAGATGCGCGAGCAGTCGCAGTTGGCAATTGAAGAAGCGGATTTGATTCTGTTTGTCATGGATGGCCGCGAGGGGGTGACACCTTCCGATCACGAGGTTGTTAACATGCTGCGCCGGGTCGAGAAACCGGTGCTGTATGTCGTGAATAAAATTGACGGTGATCGACAGGAGGAGAATGTTGCCGAGTTTTATGAGATCGGTGCTGAATTGTTGTATCCTCTTTCGGCTGAACATGGCCGGGGAATTCACGGCCTGATGGATCAGGTTCTTGCCAGTCTGCCGCCGGGAGATGAGGATGATGAGCGTGACAGTGAGACAAGGCTGGCTATCATCGGCCGGCCCAATGTCGGAAAGTCTTCTCTCGTCAACCGGTTGCTCGGCAAGGAGCGGGTCGTGGCCAATCCGGTTGCCGGAACCACCCGGGACAGTATCGACTCGGTCTTTACTTATAATAAAAAGGATTATGTTCTGATCGATACTGCCGGCATAAGGCGCAAGGGAAAGGTCAGCCAGCGGCTCGAGAAGTTCAGTGTCGTACAGGCGTTGAAGGCAATGGATCGGGCGCATGTCGTTCTGACCGTTGTTGATGCTTCAGAGGGGGTTTCGGAGCAGGACCTGACGGTTGCCGGATATGCCTACGAGAAAGGGCGAGCAGTTGTTCTGGTCGTCAATAAGTGGGATCTGCTCGATAAGGATCATCAGACAATGGGGAGCTATCTCAAGGATTTGCGGTACCGCTTCAGGTTTCTGGGTGACGTCCCGGTTCTTTTCGTTTCGGCGTTGACCGGCCAGCGCGTCAGCAAGATCATGGCTGAAGTCGAAGCGGTCGCTGAAGAGTTTAACCGAAAGGTATCGACGAGTAAGCTGAACCGGGTTTTGCAGGATGCGGTCGAAGCCCATCAACCATCTATTTATCGGGGGAAACGGTTGAAGTTCTTTTACATCACCCAGACCGCAGTCCGGCCTCCGACATTCATGGTTTTTGTCAACAAGGCTGAAGGGGTTCATTTCTCTTATCGAAGATATCTCGACAATAAGATTCGGGAGGCGTTCGGCTTTAGCGGCGTGCCTTTTCGGGTGCATTACCGTGACCGGGAAAGGGCCGGTTAA
- a CDS encoding GTPase Era: MGNDTKYKSGFVSIVGRPNVGKSTLLNRILGQKIAITSNKPQTTRNRILGIESRADGQILFIDTPGIHRPTGKLNRYMVDQALQACRGVDLVFFLVEAMEKPGGGDRFVLDILRQSGCKVFLVINKVDLVKRENLLPLIDHYSKLHDFVEIVPISAATGEGVAPLIDTCMEYLPNGPRYYPDDMVTDLPERFIVAEMVREQLLLQTRDEIPYGVAVEVESFEEKMDKGLIVIGAVIHVERDAHKRIILGKNGSRIRAVGQSARKEIESFLDSRVYLELFVHVQKNWTDSVGQLRRFGYE; encoded by the coding sequence ATGGGAAATGACACGAAATATAAATCGGGGTTTGTCTCGATCGTTGGCCGTCCGAACGTCGGAAAATCAACGTTGCTGAACCGGATTCTTGGCCAGAAAATCGCGATTACCAGTAATAAGCCGCAAACAACCCGCAACCGCATTCTCGGGATAGAGTCGCGTGCCGACGGGCAGATTCTGTTCATTGATACTCCGGGTATTCATCGACCGACCGGCAAGCTGAACAGGTATATGGTTGACCAGGCCCTTCAGGCCTGCCGCGGCGTTGATCTGGTCTTCTTTCTGGTAGAGGCGATGGAGAAGCCGGGTGGCGGCGACCGGTTCGTACTCGATATCCTGCGGCAAAGCGGCTGTAAAGTATTTCTGGTTATCAACAAGGTCGATCTCGTTAAAAGGGAAAATTTATTGCCGCTGATCGATCATTATTCAAAGCTTCATGATTTTGTTGAAATTGTTCCGATATCAGCGGCAACCGGGGAGGGCGTCGCGCCGTTGATCGATACCTGCATGGAATATCTTCCAAATGGTCCACGTTATTACCCGGATGATATGGTCACCGACTTGCCGGAACGTTTTATCGTCGCCGAAATGGTTCGTGAACAGTTACTGTTGCAGACGCGTGACGAAATTCCGTACGGTGTCGCGGTTGAAGTCGAGAGTTTTGAAGAAAAGATGGATAAGGGCCTGATTGTCATTGGTGCCGTAATTCATGTCGAACGTGATGCCCATAAACGGATCATTCTCGGCAAGAATGGCAGTCGGATACGTGCTGTCGGTCAGTCTGCGCGGAAGGAGATTGAATCCTTTCTTGACAGTCGTGTTTATCTGGAGCTTTTTGTCCATGTTCAGAAAAACTGGACCGATTCGGTCGGGCAGCTGCGCCGCTTCGGTTATGAGTAG
- a CDS encoding radical SAM protein, which produces MRILPIFIPHAGCAEACVFCSQTRTSAVSGMPDPEETRNLIEQSLVAGPIDQVAFYGGSFTALPSDEIAAWLGLVQPYIKRGVVGGIRLSTRPDALDKTMILQLKSASVTTIELGCQSFSDKVLDSSGRGHSAADSVRAAVMIRTGGIQLGLQLMPGLPGSSRSEALSSLDQALALAPDFLRIYPTVVLAGTALANLWRQGGYTPLSLEEAVSICTEIALICRQADVPIIRFGLQSNSGLDSEAVLAGPYHPAFGQLVRSRLWLSALESLANERFTSVSVHPHDFSDAIGHRRCNLERLQQRGNNFSIECDSQVEKGFIAVGCQARPVAEVSRLNFRR; this is translated from the coding sequence ATGAGAATCCTTCCGATATTTATCCCCCACGCAGGCTGCGCCGAGGCCTGCGTCTTCTGTAGTCAGACCCGGACCAGCGCCGTTTCCGGCATGCCGGATCCTGAAGAGACCAGAAACCTTATTGAACAGTCCCTGGTCGCCGGACCGATCGATCAGGTTGCTTTCTACGGTGGCTCTTTCACCGCTTTGCCGTCTGATGAAATAGCCGCCTGGCTCGGTCTGGTCCAGCCCTACATTAAACGTGGCGTTGTCGGCGGGATTCGCCTCTCAACCCGACCTGATGCACTTGATAAGACGATGATTTTGCAGTTGAAATCAGCATCGGTCACGACGATTGAACTCGGCTGTCAGTCATTCTCTGATAAGGTCCTTGACAGTTCCGGACGTGGGCACAGCGCCGCTGATTCGGTTCGGGCCGCTGTCATGATTCGTACCGGCGGCATTCAGCTCGGCCTTCAGCTGATGCCCGGCCTGCCCGGATCGAGCCGGTCGGAAGCACTTTCGTCATTAGATCAGGCATTGGCATTGGCTCCGGATTTCCTCAGAATTTACCCGACCGTTGTTCTTGCCGGAACGGCTCTGGCCAATCTCTGGCGGCAGGGAGGTTACACGCCGCTTTCTCTCGAAGAGGCGGTCAGTATTTGTACTGAAATAGCGCTGATCTGTCGGCAGGCTGATGTGCCGATAATTCGCTTCGGCCTACAGTCGAACAGTGGACTTGATTCGGAAGCCGTATTGGCCGGGCCATATCATCCGGCATTCGGCCAACTGGTTCGGTCGCGGTTATGGCTGTCGGCGCTCGAGTCACTGGCAAACGAAAGGTTCACGTCGGTATCTGTCCATCCGCACGATTTTTCCGATGCAATCGGACATCGTCGTTGCAATCTGGAACGACTGCAGCAGCGCGGGAACAACTTCTCGATAGAATGTGACTCACAGGTTGAGAAGGGCTTTATTGCTGTCGGTTGCCAGGCACGACCTGTAGCCGAAGTGAGCCGTTTGAACTTCAGAAGGTGA